From the Paenibacillus sp. FSL H8-0548 genome, one window contains:
- a CDS encoding carbohydrate ABC transporter permease — MRLNNRILLPSAAVILGILMIFPIYLLVISSLRSETNVFDFNLLPTAFEFSNFKEAWIGSGLPRSIANSLIVSGTVTAVAMIFHAMSGYALARFRFPGKTIMFAWMLSTLMVPFAVIMIPLYLITKNLGLANSYAGLIIPSIFNAYGIFLFRQFYMDFPKELEEAGYMEGLSLSGTFFRLALPLSVPIMVPLTIGFFLTNWNAYMWPLIITQDESLWVVQQRLAHLVGGGYFTPWNVVLAAAVVVAIPTFILFFVAQKYLVEGIKMSGIK, encoded by the coding sequence TTGAGATTAAACAATCGAATCCTATTGCCGTCAGCAGCGGTTATATTAGGCATTTTAATGATTTTTCCGATTTATTTGCTCGTGATCAGCTCTTTGCGTTCCGAAACAAATGTATTCGACTTTAATTTATTGCCGACAGCTTTTGAATTCAGCAACTTCAAAGAAGCATGGATAGGTTCGGGGCTGCCCCGTTCGATCGCCAATTCCTTAATCGTTTCGGGCACGGTTACTGCCGTTGCTATGATTTTTCATGCGATGTCAGGTTATGCGCTTGCGCGGTTTCGTTTCCCTGGGAAAACGATTATGTTCGCTTGGATGTTAAGCACACTCATGGTGCCGTTTGCCGTCATCATGATTCCGCTCTATTTGATTACAAAAAATTTAGGGTTAGCGAACTCGTACGCCGGCCTTATTATTCCATCGATTTTTAATGCCTACGGTATTTTTTTGTTCCGTCAGTTTTATATGGATTTTCCCAAGGAGCTGGAGGAGGCGGGTTACATGGAAGGGCTTAGCCTGTCGGGCACTTTCTTCCGATTGGCACTCCCGTTGTCCGTGCCAATCATGGTGCCGCTTACGATTGGTTTTTTCCTGACGAATTGGAATGCCTATATGTGGCCTCTAATCATAACGCAAGACGAGAGCTTGTGGGTCGTTCAGCAGCGGCTGGCGCATTTGGTGGGCGGAGGCTACTTTACGCCATGGAATGTCGTGCTTGCAGCCGCCGTCGTAGTCGCCATTCCGACCTTTATCCTGTTTTTCGTTGCACAGAAATATTTGGTCGAAGGCATTAAGATGAGCGGCATCAAATAA
- a CDS encoding LacI family DNA-binding transcriptional regulator, whose translation MSKSTIYQIAEQVGVSPSTVSRALSGSGYCGKRTKAKIMEAAKALNYAPDHAAKILKTRKTNKIIFAVPDICNPFYFDMIKGINQVAEEYGYLLILFYTKHQLSEELKAIQNVKERVADGMIMVSFHFCEENIHAINGLSSPVVLTNQFDSPGGGDRFDYVYVDTYIGTKQATEHLIKQGIKRIGFIGGAISEQTGMQRYAGYRKALLEGELPYVDELIKESDYTESGGYEAARQLLSEPDRPQAIVAANDLMAIGVMHACEDAGLSVPHDIAIVGMDNLDISSRVYPKLSSVSLMQEEIGIQAARILMNRLHGKQMNRTAIKIMPKLVVRQSSRWRIDD comes from the coding sequence ATGAGTAAAAGTACGATTTATCAAATCGCGGAGCAGGTCGGCGTATCGCCTTCGACTGTATCGAGAGCGCTCTCAGGAAGCGGCTATTGCGGCAAACGAACGAAGGCAAAGATTATGGAGGCGGCGAAAGCTTTGAATTACGCGCCTGACCATGCTGCCAAAATATTGAAAACCCGCAAAACGAATAAAATTATTTTTGCCGTGCCTGACATATGCAATCCATTTTACTTTGATATGATAAAGGGCATTAATCAGGTAGCGGAGGAGTACGGCTACTTGCTGATTCTTTTTTATACGAAACATCAGCTGTCGGAAGAGCTGAAGGCGATACAAAACGTTAAGGAGAGAGTGGCGGACGGCATGATTATGGTCTCCTTTCACTTCTGTGAGGAAAATATACATGCGATTAACGGGCTGTCCTCGCCAGTCGTTCTGACTAATCAATTCGATTCTCCCGGCGGGGGTGACCGCTTTGACTACGTCTATGTGGATACGTATATAGGTACGAAGCAGGCAACTGAGCATCTGATCAAGCAAGGCATAAAAAGAATCGGGTTTATTGGAGGAGCAATAAGCGAACAAACGGGCATGCAAAGGTATGCTGGTTATCGTAAAGCTCTGCTCGAGGGCGAATTGCCATACGTTGATGAGCTGATTAAGGAGTCCGATTACACAGAATCAGGCGGCTATGAGGCGGCTAGGCAGTTATTGTCGGAGCCTGATCGACCGCAGGCAATCGTTGCCGCAAACGACTTGATGGCAATTGGGGTGATGCATGCATGCGAGGATGCCGGCTTGTCAGTCCCGCACGATATTGCCATCGTCGGCATGGATAATCTGGATATCTCGTCGCGAGTGTACCCGAAGCTCTCTTCGGTTTCCCTTATGCAAGAGGAAATTGGAATACAAGCGGCAAGAATACTCATGAATAGACTGCACGGGAAGCAGATGAACAGGACAGCCATAAAAATAATGCCAAAACTAGTTGTCAGACAGTCGAGCAGATGGAGAATCGACGACTAA
- a CDS encoding sugar ABC transporter permease: MTPKRMSNRMRNEWVTAYAFLLPNTLGLLTFVFIPIVYAFYVSLHDWNALSPKVFSGFANYQKLLHDQLWWNSVLKTLLFSVIYVPSLYLLSLGSALLLNALKGRIVGPVRTMFLMPFAITSIISAIIGMYMLDPRNGVINHLLGFAGIGPQQFLGSTSQAMLSIIGVILWINIGYNMIIFLSAIKEIPRDYYEAAQIDGATGWKAFRWITFPLLAETSTFILIVTMIGSFQAFDQIVVMTKGGPANATEVSVLYIFKQGFELLNMGYASALAFVLFLIIFCLSIIQLKLLSLRK, translated from the coding sequence GTGACTCCAAAACGAATGAGTAACAGGATGAGGAATGAGTGGGTCACAGCGTACGCTTTTTTACTCCCAAACACATTAGGCTTGCTTACTTTTGTATTTATTCCGATCGTGTATGCCTTTTATGTCAGCTTGCATGACTGGAATGCGTTAAGCCCTAAAGTATTCTCCGGATTTGCGAACTACCAGAAGCTGCTTCACGATCAATTATGGTGGAATTCCGTGTTGAAGACGCTGTTGTTCAGCGTCATCTATGTTCCCTCTCTTTATTTGCTTTCACTGGGCTCTGCTCTGTTGCTGAATGCATTGAAGGGGAGAATCGTAGGCCCAGTAAGAACGATGTTTCTGATGCCGTTCGCAATTACTTCTATTATTAGCGCCATTATCGGCATGTATATGCTGGATCCTCGTAACGGCGTCATCAACCATTTGCTTGGGTTTGCAGGCATTGGTCCGCAGCAGTTTCTAGGCTCCACCTCGCAGGCGATGCTAAGCATTATCGGCGTTATTCTGTGGATTAATATCGGATACAATATGATTATTTTTTTGTCTGCTATCAAAGAAATTCCAAGGGATTATTATGAAGCGGCACAAATCGACGGCGCAACGGGCTGGAAGGCTTTTCGCTGGATAACATTCCCACTATTGGCCGAGACGAGCACCTTTATTCTTATCGTGACTATGATTGGCTCCTTTCAGGCTTTCGATCAGATCGTCGTCATGACTAAGGGCGGTCCTGCTAACGCAACGGAAGTGAGCGTTCTCTATATCTTTAAGCAGGGCTTCGAGCTGCTGAATATGGGGTATGCATCCGCACTGGCTTTTGTGTTGTTCCTTATTATATTTTGTTTGTCCATTATTCAGTTAAAGCTCCTCTCATTGAGGAAATAG
- a CDS encoding sugar ABC transporter substrate-binding protein → MRLKAVHLLLCALLALLSASCGSYVESEGTTIDKLLTDSTTAEPSLNKIELRLWSFHQSREYDFWQWLAKEYEAEHENIKIKVEFVTSDDYFSRTRLLSSFASGQGPDIFFVSSATLERFVNANILFPLTESFTPAIKNDFYPSALESVTVGSDIYAVPIETELLGLFYNMELFRKRGIKPPSTWQEMKEAAKQLTTSRVSGLTLETFEGVYLNFSWLPFLWQTGSDLLTEDGKGSALSGGASQEMYTFFKDMVNQGLLNMRPSRPVTDIGIIANGETAMQVSGTWNIRTLETEFADQPIGVVPLPIPEGGSPVTIAGGWKLAANKQSEHAEEAAKFIMWALAGDPDIPLKWVNDVKFAYSPRKSVMEEGVDNYRKGLRAVFTDQIFGTEQEEPQLPEDINRIFSDSLQQLLFGDKSASQIQELADARINKYLEEVRK, encoded by the coding sequence ATGAGGCTGAAAGCTGTTCATCTGCTCCTATGTGCCTTGCTCGCCTTGCTGTCAGCCTCCTGCGGCAGTTACGTGGAGTCAGAAGGAACAACAATCGATAAGCTGCTTACGGATTCAACGACCGCCGAGCCAAGCTTGAATAAAATCGAGCTGCGTTTATGGTCGTTCCACCAATCACGTGAATATGATTTCTGGCAATGGCTAGCGAAGGAATACGAAGCTGAGCATGAAAATATAAAAATTAAAGTTGAATTCGTAACGAGTGACGATTATTTCTCGAGAACACGCTTGCTGTCCTCATTCGCATCGGGCCAAGGGCCGGACATTTTTTTTGTATCCTCTGCGACGCTGGAACGGTTCGTAAATGCTAATATTTTATTTCCGCTGACGGAGTCCTTCACGCCGGCAATAAAAAACGATTTTTATCCATCGGCGTTGGAATCGGTGACGGTGGGCAGCGATATTTATGCGGTGCCTATTGAAACGGAGTTGCTTGGGCTTTTCTATAATATGGAATTGTTCCGCAAGAGAGGAATAAAGCCTCCTTCAACATGGCAGGAAATGAAGGAAGCGGCAAAACAGCTTACGACGAGCAGGGTGAGCGGACTGACGCTTGAAACGTTTGAAGGCGTTTATCTGAATTTTTCATGGCTTCCTTTCTTGTGGCAGACCGGCAGCGATTTGTTGACGGAAGATGGCAAAGGGTCGGCGCTGTCGGGTGGAGCATCGCAAGAGATGTACACCTTTTTCAAGGACATGGTCAATCAAGGGCTCTTAAATATGAGACCGTCACGGCCAGTAACCGATATCGGTATTATTGCGAACGGCGAGACGGCGATGCAAGTGAGCGGCACATGGAATATCCGCACGCTTGAGACTGAATTCGCTGATCAGCCGATCGGCGTTGTACCGCTGCCTATTCCCGAGGGTGGAAGCCCAGTCACGATCGCTGGCGGCTGGAAGCTTGCTGCCAATAAACAGAGCGAGCATGCGGAGGAGGCTGCTAAATTTATTATGTGGGCGCTGGCTGGTGATCCGGATATTCCTCTTAAATGGGTCAATGACGTTAAATTCGCTTATTCGCCGCGCAAATCCGTTATGGAAGAAGGGGTGGATAATTACCGGAAAGGCTTGAGAGCGGTTTTTACCGACCAAATATTTGGTACAGAGCAGGAAGAGCCGCAGCTTCCGGAGGACATAAACCGGATTTTCTCTGACTCCTTGCAGCAGCTGCTCTTTGGAGACAAGAGCGCGTCGCAGATTCAGGAGCTAGCCGATGCAAGAATCAATAAGTACTTGGAGGAAGTCAGAAAATAG
- a CDS encoding sensor histidine kinase, which translates to MLKQRLIRHMNLQKKITMLLVLSIFIPLTLFGYLFYQSSNQFAEERTNKETDQLLHLVNQNVDRLLNEYEAQLHSIYENENVILQLSQINQQGEGTETQLSADSINRYLRNFLRGKDDIDSIYLFSGQKLFFADFKGSQYYEEQFRKHPQWQEAVQDAGGKAVWMPTYELPVNRYSFEPSHYFSIGMQVKNVADVMQTLGSIYINVKITALDRLADQVKVSPNGTLLVTDGEGHVIWHPNAETYQETLKDIPFYKDMLAKRTPFSTVRMNGQLYQMNYIQSSYNDWYYAALIPNDDLKEQSKELRQFLIVTVFAFGASFIMLALWVSRFITKPIRQMAVAMKQVHKENVDFQLPVASEDEIGLLNAAFNSMRRRINDLIHEVRVISEKEKEAEVRALQAQINPHFVYNSLDTINWMAIERDQHDISSMIAALSDIMRYAIRPGEPYIALEEELKWAQNYAYLQKMRFEDRFDIHFQVDKALLRQRVPRLFLQPYLENSILHGMEHIEEGGLITVTVLPDMGTGGIRVELLDNGSGIKEDELHSIMLRRTHGIGIYNLDDRLKLEYGSEYGVSIRSDWGEGTVVTIILPLHAMDDAGNGQ; encoded by the coding sequence ATGCTGAAGCAGAGGCTGATTAGACATATGAACCTGCAAAAGAAAATAACGATGCTTCTCGTTTTATCCATTTTCATTCCGCTTACGCTGTTCGGCTATTTATTCTATCAAAGCTCGAATCAATTCGCCGAAGAACGCACCAACAAGGAAACGGATCAGCTGCTTCATTTGGTTAATCAAAATGTCGATCGGCTGTTGAACGAATATGAAGCGCAATTGCATTCGATCTATGAGAATGAGAACGTTATTTTGCAGCTCAGCCAGATTAACCAGCAAGGGGAGGGAACGGAGACGCAGCTGTCTGCCGATTCAATCAACCGTTATTTGCGCAATTTTCTTCGTGGAAAGGATGACATCGACTCTATCTATTTATTCAGCGGGCAGAAGCTGTTTTTTGCAGATTTCAAAGGCTCGCAATATTATGAGGAGCAATTCCGCAAGCATCCCCAGTGGCAGGAGGCGGTGCAGGATGCCGGCGGGAAAGCGGTTTGGATGCCGACATACGAGCTGCCTGTCAATCGATATTCCTTTGAGCCTTCCCATTATTTCTCGATAGGGATGCAGGTGAAAAACGTAGCCGATGTCATGCAAACGCTTGGCTCTATCTATATTAATGTAAAGATTACGGCACTGGACCGTCTGGCTGATCAGGTGAAGGTCAGCCCGAACGGAACGCTGCTTGTCACGGACGGAGAAGGGCATGTCATCTGGCATCCGAATGCCGAAACCTATCAAGAGACATTGAAGGATATTCCCTTTTATAAGGATATGCTTGCGAAACGGACGCCGTTCTCGACCGTTCGAATGAACGGACAGCTGTATCAGATGAACTACATACAATCGTCATATAATGACTGGTACTATGCAGCGCTCATTCCTAACGATGATTTAAAGGAGCAATCCAAGGAGCTTCGGCAGTTTCTAATTGTAACCGTCTTCGCATTTGGCGCATCGTTCATCATGCTTGCCCTATGGGTATCCAGGTTCATTACGAAACCGATCAGACAGATGGCAGTTGCGATGAAGCAGGTTCATAAGGAAAATGTCGACTTTCAGCTGCCCGTTGCTTCCGAGGACGAAATCGGTCTGCTGAATGCTGCATTTAATAGCATGAGAAGAAGAATTAATGATTTGATTCATGAGGTAAGGGTCATATCCGAGAAGGAGAAGGAGGCGGAGGTACGTGCGCTGCAGGCGCAAATTAATCCGCATTTTGTTTATAACTCGCTTGATACGATTAATTGGATGGCAATCGAACGCGATCAACACGACATCAGCTCGATGATTGCGGCTCTGAGCGACATTATGCGATATGCGATTCGTCCTGGAGAGCCTTACATTGCCCTGGAGGAGGAGTTGAAATGGGCTCAGAATTACGCTTATTTGCAAAAAATGCGGTTCGAGGACCGGTTCGACATCCATTTCCAAGTCGATAAAGCGCTGCTGCGGCAAAGAGTGCCCCGTCTATTTTTGCAGCCATATTTGGAAAATTCGATATTGCACGGGATGGAGCATATCGAAGAGGGCGGCTTAATAACGGTGACGGTCCTGCCGGACATGGGGACTGGAGGCATTCGTGTTGAGCTGTTGGATAACGGGAGCGGCATCAAGGAGGACGAGCTTCATAGCATTATGCTTCGTCGGACGCATGGCATTGGCATTTATAATTTGGACGACCGACTGAAGCTGGAGTACGGCTCCGAGTACGGCGTGAGTATCCGATCAGATTGGGGAGAGGGAACCGTGGTCACGATTATACTCCCTTTGCATGCGATGGATGACGCAGGCAACGGTCAATAA
- a CDS encoding ABC transporter substrate-binding protein has translation MGKSWKIIGLAVLSVTLLLQVACGNSNNGREQGGNKAADSEQTTTAGKKVKLKFWDFHSEKEEEFFKGLVEEYNKTQDKVVIEYSTFNQTDYTTTKLPTGFASGEGPDIYMISPGDFMKFSKSGLMADLTPYFPEGAKEDFLPASLDAVTVDGKVLALPYELELLGLYYNEQMLNDAGVEVPKTWDELYSAAKKLTTDKVAGLILPPDKGPYFNFIWYPFLWQQGGNVLNEEGSASTFNTPETAKALDFWGRFFKEGISPTKLQQGPWEIDHIGKKTAAMQIVGTWAINRAEEVFGDVPINVAPLPISEGGKAATDAGGWKFAVNGKSEHVDEAAKFIMWAFAGDPERALKWCTEIKFAYSPRKSVVEKGTEVYSKGMRKVFTEQIYDSAIPEPRYPSEVLDVVGDAMQYVMFGKMDGADAAQQADGKINEAIQAANK, from the coding sequence ATGGGGAAAAGTTGGAAAATAATTGGTTTAGCGGTATTGTCAGTGACGCTGCTTCTGCAGGTCGCTTGCGGCAATTCAAACAATGGAAGAGAGCAGGGAGGCAATAAAGCTGCTGATTCGGAACAAACGACAACTGCAGGGAAAAAAGTAAAGCTGAAATTTTGGGATTTCCACTCTGAGAAAGAAGAGGAATTCTTTAAGGGTTTGGTTGAGGAGTACAATAAAACGCAGGATAAAGTGGTTATTGAGTACTCGACCTTCAACCAAACGGACTATACGACAACTAAGCTTCCGACAGGCTTCGCTTCCGGCGAAGGTCCGGACATTTATATGATTAGTCCCGGTGATTTTATGAAGTTTTCCAAATCCGGTTTAATGGCGGATTTAACGCCTTATTTCCCGGAAGGAGCCAAAGAGGATTTCCTGCCTGCATCGCTGGATGCAGTAACGGTTGACGGCAAGGTTCTGGCACTTCCGTACGAGCTTGAGCTTCTAGGTCTTTACTATAATGAGCAAATGCTGAATGATGCGGGCGTCGAGGTTCCAAAAACATGGGATGAGCTGTATTCTGCAGCGAAGAAGCTCACGACAGATAAGGTGGCAGGCTTGATTTTGCCACCGGACAAAGGACCGTATTTCAACTTCATCTGGTATCCGTTTCTATGGCAGCAAGGTGGCAATGTATTGAACGAGGAAGGATCGGCCTCCACCTTCAATACACCGGAAACGGCTAAAGCGCTTGACTTCTGGGGTCGTTTCTTCAAAGAAGGCATCTCGCCGACCAAGCTGCAGCAAGGGCCATGGGAGATCGATCACATTGGCAAAAAAACGGCAGCGATGCAAATCGTCGGCACTTGGGCGATCAATCGCGCTGAGGAAGTATTCGGCGATGTGCCAATTAATGTAGCTCCACTGCCGATTTCGGAAGGCGGCAAGGCGGCAACAGATGCGGGAGGATGGAAGTTTGCAGTCAACGGTAAAAGCGAGCATGTAGATGAAGCGGCAAAATTCATTATGTGGGCTTTCGCCGGAGATCCGGAACGGGCTCTGAAATGGTGCACGGAAATTAAATTTGCTTATTCGCCTCGCAAGTCCGTCGTTGAGAAGGGGACTGAGGTTTACAGCAAAGGCATGCGCAAAGTGTTTACGGAGCAAATTTACGATTCCGCGATTCCAGAGCCGCGTTATCCATCAGAAGTATTGGATGTTGTTGGTGATGCGATGCAGTACGTTATGTTCGGGAAAATGGACGGTGCAGATGCGGCACAACAGGCTGATGGAAAGATCAACGAAGCGATTCAGGCAGCAAACAAATAA
- a CDS encoding response regulator, protein MYKVIVVDDEPRVRRGLQALIPQLDTDWSVAGSANNGIEAIELVRKETPDLVITDIRMPLMNGLDLLSALKEYPVHVVILSGYGYFEYAQTAVKFGAFDYLLKPVKPAEIKSVLQRVKANKQVEGSVAAILPSPVNYSKWWRDWLSSEPGEAEEYKEKLREQLPKQAASFQLVALEIDRYDDLMMDDQWGDKQLVLFAVRNVVHEILPELGADSSTFLFSSGPQLFYLINDGICSHEQSTRLMEEVRKWVKISISIGVSAKVVAFEELPAGFWQAKEALQNKWIYGDGIVSAYEDVAMMNRREPGYPAELDEAIVRAVRSGEQTNAIYGLTSFMERIKEGSIPFRLFRRFCLQLLASIFRIVYEHKLNEIILRQMNKPQDLFHRDFTAEEFVDFMSELIGAVIKSMEWSTQQKQNRTIEKVIDFIRKNYTKDISLDDIAVQAQMSSNYLSTFFKQETGETFIEYLTRLRVDKAKTLMMNAQLRLYEIAQMVGYQDVKYFSRLFKRMVGVTPAEYRQFFYRREE, encoded by the coding sequence ATGTATAAAGTTATTGTCGTCGATGACGAGCCTAGGGTGAGAAGGGGGCTGCAAGCGCTCATCCCGCAGCTGGATACCGATTGGTCTGTAGCGGGCTCAGCGAACAATGGGATTGAGGCGATAGAGCTTGTTCGAAAAGAAACGCCTGATTTGGTCATTACCGATATCCGGATGCCCCTCATGAATGGGCTTGATCTGCTTAGCGCCTTGAAGGAGTATCCCGTACATGTCGTTATTTTATCGGGTTACGGTTACTTCGAATATGCACAAACTGCAGTGAAGTTCGGCGCTTTCGATTATTTGCTCAAGCCGGTTAAGCCAGCAGAAATTAAAAGTGTGCTTCAGCGCGTAAAGGCGAATAAGCAAGTGGAGGGATCTGTAGCCGCCATCTTGCCAAGTCCCGTCAATTACTCAAAATGGTGGAGAGACTGGTTGTCATCCGAACCGGGGGAAGCGGAGGAATATAAGGAGAAGCTGCGGGAGCAGCTGCCGAAACAGGCAGCCAGCTTTCAACTGGTAGCTCTGGAAATCGATCGTTATGATGATCTGATGATGGACGATCAATGGGGGGACAAGCAGCTTGTGCTGTTTGCCGTACGCAATGTCGTTCATGAGATACTTCCGGAACTGGGAGCGGACAGCTCCACCTTCTTATTCTCAAGCGGTCCGCAGCTTTTTTATTTAATTAACGATGGCATATGCTCGCACGAGCAATCCACCAGGCTGATGGAGGAAGTACGCAAATGGGTGAAAATATCTATCTCAATTGGTGTAAGTGCTAAGGTAGTCGCTTTCGAGGAGCTGCCAGCAGGCTTTTGGCAGGCAAAGGAAGCGCTTCAAAACAAATGGATATACGGCGATGGCATCGTCAGTGCGTACGAGGACGTTGCCATGATGAACCGAAGGGAGCCAGGCTATCCTGCCGAGCTGGATGAAGCGATCGTGAGAGCGGTTAGATCTGGGGAACAGACGAATGCGATATATGGTCTGACTTCGTTTATGGAGCGGATAAAGGAAGGAAGCATCCCTTTCCGGCTGTTTCGCCGATTCTGCTTGCAGTTGTTAGCATCCATCTTCCGCATCGTCTATGAGCATAAGCTGAATGAAATAATTTTGAGGCAAATGAATAAACCGCAGGATTTATTTCACCGCGACTTTACAGCGGAAGAATTTGTCGATTTTATGTCGGAGCTGATTGGCGCGGTCATCAAGTCGATGGAGTGGAGTACGCAGCAGAAACAAAATCGAACGATCGAGAAAGTGATCGATTTCATCCGCAAAAACTACACGAAGGATATTTCGTTGGACGACATAGCTGTTCAGGCTCAAATGAGCAGCAACTATTTAAGTACATTTTTCAAGCAGGAAACGGGCGAGACATTTATTGAGTATTTAACCCGTCTTCGCGTCGATAAAGCCAAAACACTGATGATGAATGCCCAGCTTCGGCTTTATGAAATCGCCCAGATGGTCGGTTACCAGGATGTGAAGTATTTCTCTCGTCTGTTCAAGCGTATGGTTGGTGTGACGCCTGCGGAATACCGCCAATTTTTTTATCGTAGGGAGGAATGA